One region of Carassius gibelio isolate Cgi1373 ecotype wild population from Czech Republic chromosome A1, carGib1.2-hapl.c, whole genome shotgun sequence genomic DNA includes:
- the LOC127984765 gene encoding guanine nucleotide-binding protein G(I)/G(S)/G(O) subunit gamma-13-like, producing MLHNLKHSYSGYLLEDFKQSFHFTSKLLNSDLITMDELDETQLKNHVDSLKQQLKFNREKTSVSIPELIKWTEEKMNEDPFLNPDILKDNPWVESSKCVIT from the exons ATGCTGCATAACCTCAAGCATTCATACTCAGGCTATTTGCTGGAGGACTTCAAACAATCCTTTCACTTCACTTCTAAGCTACTTAACTCGGACCTTATCACG ATGGATGAGCTGGATGAGACTCAGCTGAAGAATCATGTGGACAGTCTGAAGCAGCAGCTAAAGTTTAACAGAGAGAAAACATCTGTCTCGATTCCAGA attaattAAATGGACTGAGGAGAAAATGAATGAGGATCCATTTCTGAATCCAGATATACTGAAGGACAACCCGTGGGTGGAGTCAAGCAAATGTGTTATAACATAG
- the chtf18 gene encoding chromosome transmission fidelity protein 18 homolog: protein MDEYDEMYGIEDDFEQQFADELEVMAEMDREHPPGVKVSEFRNKKPIPQTFEEAIVSGDVPLKKSVNNQHPESISPPVCEEEESLTPKPKKRRQDVVKKLQFGVENGDDITPPSSPEVYDRPAREGPEFSLSLSPDRPAATKITTNVLDISGLDALHESPKQVTTARCHAQKRPPAIGDYITVTDSMGNRVYLNKKEDEEKVPDPRAFRNSLNGLGLLAVPVEVLKEQIAERRHRQVVEESQRLTELMNSGISPELLAEEQTDSGVDGDSGEDEGSSSRLWVDQFSPQHYTDLLSDDFTNRCLLKWLKLWDTVVFGRERKPRSVIADVRSNFTNAQNQNQSQRFKTKSQMTEEILEAELDQYKRPKFKVALLSGPPGQGKTTLAHIIAKHAGYNVVEINASDDRSAELFQKRIDTATQMKSVLGANEKPNCLIIDEIDGAPAAAINILLATLNRKDSREGEESGVNALKKKKKKQSVLLRPIICICNDLYVPALRPLRQQAFLLAFPQTLPSRLAQRLAEITRRQGMKADTGTLMALCEKTDNDIRACINTLQFLHRRGQKHLDQRSVNSISVGLKDQNKGLFSVWQEIFQLPRLKRKRIGGDPFGGLDEAGLKDGSQRLQHILHLVSSNGEHEKLTQGLYDNFLSMKLKDPGMLGVCSGLDWLCFSDLLNECVLHGQNYSLMRYYPFLPAAFHQLFAANSVPRINYPHSHYEAFTKTQHTKNALLAMLNEIPPAVQSRISMSCLCLDILSLLLELISPKLRPVNPQLYSTREKQQLYDLIDTMINYNLTYRQDRTPEGQYIYVLEPNVEDVVHFPGLPPRRQLTYQVKQLIARETELERMRRVERAQQKRNPQKMETGKKDQEEKKTEVKKQTSRNHQQRLENIVKQTVVESRPELDFFGRAIAPKEKPVITTTSEDGKVGGVVHIGKAVGNSDVWFRFNEGVSNAVRRNVYIRELL from the exons ATGGATGAATATGATGAAATGTACGGGATTGAGGATGATTTTGAACAACAGTTTGCTGATGAATTGGAAGTCATGGCTGAAATGGATC GTGAACATCCTCCTGGTGTGAAAGTGTCTGAGTTCCGCAATAAGAAGCCGATTCCACAGACGTTTGAGGAAGCCATTGTGTCCGGTGACGTGCCATTGAAGAAATCTGTAAATAACCAGCATCCTGAGAGCATCTCACCTCCAGTATGTGAGGAGGAGGAATCTCTCA CTCCTAAACCCAAGAAAAGGAGACAAGATGTGGTGAAAAAGCTTCAGTTTGGTGTGGAAAACGGTGATGACATCACTCCTCCATCTTCCCCAGAGGTTTACGACAGACCAGCAAGAGAAGG GCCTGAATTTTCTCTGTCACTGAGTCCAGATAGACCAGCAGCCACAAAAATAACAACCAATGTGTTGGATATTAGCGGACTGGATGCATTACATGAGTCCCCAAAGCAGGTTACCACAGCAAGATGCCATGCCCAGAAACGGCCCCCTGCAATCGGAGATTACATAACCGTCACAGACTCCATGGGAAACAGAGTCTACCTTAACAAGAAAGAGGATGAGGAGAAG GTACCAGACCCAAGAGCCTTCCGTAACTCACTGAATGGACTAGGACTGTTAGCGGTTCCTGTTGAAGTGCTGAAAGAACAAATTGCAGAGAGA CGCCATCGGCAAGTGGTGGAGGAGTCCCAAAGATTGACAGAGCTTATGAATAG TGGTATAAGTCCAGAGCTTCTTGCAGAAGAGCAGACAGACTCTGGTGTGGATGGTGATAGTGGGGAAGATGAAGGCTCGTCCTCGCGGCTGTGGGTGGATCAGTTCTCGCCACAGCACTATACTGATTTACTCAGTGATGAT TTTACTAACCGCTGTCTGCTGAAGTGGCTGAAACTCTGGGACACAGTGGTCTTTGGGCGAGAGAGGAAACCCCGCTCTGTCATTGCAGATGTCAGATCCAATTTCACGAATGCTCAAAACCAGAACCAGTCCCAGCGTTTCAAAACCAAGTCCCAAATGACAGAAGAGATACTAGAGGCTGAGCTGGACCAGTACAAAAGACCTAAATTTAAG GTGGCACTGTTATCGGGTCCTCCTGGACAGGGGAAAACCACGTTGGCACACATTATCGCAAAGCATGCTGGCTACAATGTTGTAGAAATCAACGCTAG TGATGACCGCAGTGCAGAGCTCTTCCAGAAACGTATTGATACCGCAACACAGATGAAGTCCGTCCTGGGAGCCAATGAGAAGCCCAACTGCCTTATTATAGATGAAATTGATGGAGCTCCTGCT GCTGCCATTAATATCTTATTAGCGACATTGAACCGCAAAGATAGCAGAGAAGGGGAGGAGTCAGGTGTTAATgccttgaaaaagaaaaagaagaagcagTCTGTACTGCTTAGACCAATCATCTGCATCTGCAATGACCT GTATGTTCCAGCTCTGAGGCCCCTGAGACAGCAAGCTTTCCTATTGGCCTTTCCTCAGACTCTCCCCTCTCGCTTAGCTCAAAGACTAGCAGAG ATCACAAGACGTCAGGGTATGAAAGCAGATACTGGCACTCTGATGGCCTTGTGCGAGAAAACTGACAATGACATCCGAGCGTGCATCAACACATTACAG TTTTTACACCGTCGTGGACAGAAGCACTTGGATCAGCGCAGTGTCAATTCAATCTCAGTGGGATTGAAAGACCAAAACAAGGGACTGTTCTCAGTTTGGCAGGAAATCTTCCAGCTTCCTCGACTGAAACG GAAGCGGATTGGTGGAGATCCTTTTGGTGGTTTAGATGAGGCAGGACTTAAAGATGGCTCACAAAGGCTTCAGCACATCTTACATTTAGTCTCATCTAATGGAGAGCACGAGAAACTCACTCAG GGCCTGTATGATAACTTCCTCAGCATGAAGCTGAAGGACCCTGGGATGCTGGGTGTGTGCTCAGGTCTTGACTGGTTGTGTTTCTCTGATCTGCTGAATGAGTGCGTCTTACACGGACAGAACTATTCGCTCATGCGCTACTACCCTTTCCTGCCTGCTGCCTTCCACCAACTATTTGCTGCAAACTCTGTCCCACGGATCAATTATCCACACAGTCACTATGAG GCTTTCACTAAAACTCAGCACACCAAGAACGCCCTGCTTGCCATGTTGAATGAGATCCCACCTGCTGTACAGAGCCGCATTTCCATGAGCTGTCTCTGCTTGGACATCCTCAGCCTTCTCCTGGAGCTCATCTCCCCCAAACTACGGCCG GTCAACCCACAGCTTTACAGCACTAGGGAGAAGCAGCAGCTCTATGATTTGATTGACACCATGATCAACTACAACCTGACCTACAGACAGGACCGCACACCAGAGGGACAGTACATTTATGTGCTGGAGCC TAATGTAGAAGATGTGGTGCACTTTCCGGGTTTGCCTCCCCGGAGACAGTTAACCTATCAGGTGAAGCAGCTGATCGCCAGGGAGACCGAACTAGAGAGGATGAGGAGGGTAGAGAGAGCCCAGCAGAAACGAAACCCACAgaag ATGGAGACCGGTAAAAAGGATCAAGAGGAGAAGAAGACCGAAGTGAAGAAACAGACGAGCAGGAACCATCAGCAGAGGCTGGAGAACATAGTTAAACAGACTGTGGTGGAAAGCAGG CCTGAATTGGATTTCTTTGGACGAGCCATTGCACCCAAGGAGAAACCTGTGATCACCACTACAA GTGAAGATGGCAAAGTAGGTGGAGTGGTGCATATCGGTAAAGCTGTGGGTAACAGTGATGTATGGTTTCGTTTCAATGAAGGTGTGTCCAATGCAGTGCGCAGAAACGTTTACATTCGGGAGCTACTTTAA